The following proteins come from a genomic window of Mammaliicoccus sp. Marseille-Q6498:
- a CDS encoding ABC transporter permease, producing MANKDDDNKLNNSGYDSASITHTTQGTSGEEFILHGRDKVVEEKFERKSRTFWQDAWKQLVGNKLAIIGLVCLILLAILSLVGPLMNDHKFSDQNVEHANLPPKIPVLDKVPFLPFDGTDKDGFDVYAGSNVTENYWFGTDELGRDLWTRTWRGTQVSLFIGLVAAVLDIFIGVIYGAVSGYFGGRIDDLLQRIVEILSSIPNLIVVILFVLLFDPSIWTIILAMSVTGWLGMSRIVRGQFLKIKEQEFVMASRTLGVSNFKLIFKHILPNTLGPIIVTSMFTVPSAIFFEAFLSFIGLGIPAPQASLGSLVDSGRKMLLIYPHELFVPAIVLSLLILFFYLFSDGLRDAFDPKMRK from the coding sequence ATGGCTAATAAAGATGATGACAACAAATTAAACAATAGCGGTTATGATAGTGCCTCAATCACACATACAACACAGGGAACTTCAGGCGAAGAATTTATTCTTCATGGTAGAGACAAAGTAGTTGAAGAAAAGTTTGAAAGAAAAAGTCGTACTTTCTGGCAAGATGCATGGAAACAGTTGGTTGGTAATAAGTTAGCAATTATCGGCTTAGTTTGTTTAATACTACTAGCGATTTTATCTCTAGTTGGTCCACTTATGAATGATCATAAGTTCAGTGACCAAAATGTAGAACATGCAAACTTACCACCAAAAATACCTGTATTAGATAAAGTTCCATTTTTACCGTTTGATGGTACAGATAAAGATGGCTTTGACGTATATGCTGGATCCAATGTTACTGAAAATTATTGGTTTGGTACCGATGAATTGGGACGTGACTTATGGACGCGTACATGGAGAGGTACACAAGTTTCATTATTCATTGGTTTAGTTGCAGCCGTATTAGATATCTTTATTGGTGTAATATATGGTGCAGTTTCAGGTTACTTCGGTGGAAGGATAGATGATCTTTTACAACGTATTGTTGAGATTTTATCTTCTATTCCAAACTTAATTGTCGTAATTTTATTCGTACTATTATTTGATCCATCGATATGGACGATTATTTTAGCCATGTCTGTAACAGGTTGGCTCGGCATGAGTCGTATCGTTCGTGGTCAATTCTTGAAAATTAAAGAACAAGAATTTGTTATGGCATCAAGAACATTAGGGGTATCGAACTTTAAATTAATCTTTAAACATATATTACCGAATACGCTAGGACCAATTATTGTAACTTCAATGTTTACAGTACCGAGTGCAATTTTCTTCGAAGCATTCTTAAGTTTCATTGGTCTAGGAATTCCAGCACCACAAGCATCATTAGGTTCATTAGTGGATTCGGGAAGAAAGATGTTATTAATTTATCCGCATGAATTATTTGTTCCAGCGATTGTACTAAGTTTATTAATCTTATTCTTCTACTTATTCAGTGATGGATTAAGAGATGCTTTCGACCCTAAAATGCGTAAATAA
- a CDS encoding ABC transporter permease, producing the protein MVKYTLKRIIYMIISLFLIMTITFFLMKLLPGSPYNDEKLSEEQKVIINEKYGLNDPVSVQYANYLKNVAKGDFGISFQYDNREVWGLIKPRLGPSVEMGTYAMILGTITGLLLGIVAAIRQNTIIDYGATFLSVIFISVPSFVLAVLLQYVFAVEWQIFPVAGWSGISTAVLPSIALAAGVTATIARYIRSEMIEVLGSDYIELARAKGMSSSRVIFGHAVRNGLIPIVTVLVPMLAGILTGTLTIENIFGVPGLGDQFVRSIQTNDYPVIMALTLLFSFLFIISIFVVDVLYGLIDPRIRVEGGKK; encoded by the coding sequence ATGGTTAAATATACATTGAAACGTATTATTTATATGATCATATCATTGTTTTTAATTATGACGATAACATTTTTCTTAATGAAATTGTTACCGGGTTCACCGTACAACGATGAGAAATTATCAGAAGAACAAAAGGTTATCATCAATGAGAAATATGGTTTGAATGATCCTGTTTCAGTACAGTATGCAAACTATTTAAAGAACGTTGCAAAGGGTGATTTTGGTATTTCATTCCAATATGACAATAGAGAGGTTTGGGGATTAATTAAACCTAGACTTGGTCCTTCTGTTGAAATGGGTACTTACGCAATGATTTTAGGTACAATAACGGGATTATTATTAGGTATAGTCGCAGCTATAAGGCAAAATACCATTATAGATTATGGAGCCACCTTCTTATCAGTAATATTTATATCCGTTCCGTCATTCGTACTGGCAGTATTACTGCAATATGTATTCGCAGTTGAGTGGCAAATATTCCCAGTAGCTGGGTGGAGTGGAATATCGACGGCAGTTTTACCTTCGATTGCTTTAGCAGCAGGTGTTACAGCAACGATTGCAAGGTATATCCGTTCGGAAATGATAGAGGTATTAGGTTCGGATTACATAGAATTAGCTAGAGCAAAAGGGATGTCAAGCTCTAGAGTTATATTTGGACATGCAGTACGTAACGGGTTAATTCCTATTGTTACGGTACTTGTTCCGATGTTAGCCGGTATTTTAACTGGTACTTTGACAATTGAAAATATCTTCGGCGTACCTGGTCTTGGTGACCAATTCGTACGTTCTATTCAAACAAATGACTATCCAGTAATTATGGCATTAACTTTACTATTTAGTTTCTTGTTTATTATTTCAATTTTCGTAGTCGATGTTTTATACGGACTCATAGATCCAAGAATTCGTGTTGAAGGGGGTAAAAAATAA
- a CDS encoding DUF3899 domain-containing protein, with amino-acid sequence MKFWGIFTFLYVGIFLLLCLIFMKDLDQASNIYFYIMTLLFAASWVLAMKQDGVGAVSRQAVRKFNFHMKSKASQDYLKNDELMNPDLKEIHINDRKIYDWILPFVVLSTLFFIISIVIGFIV; translated from the coding sequence ATGAAATTTTGGGGTATATTTACGTTTTTATACGTAGGCATATTTTTACTACTATGCTTAATCTTTATGAAAGACTTAGATCAAGCAAGCAATATTTACTTTTACATCATGACATTGCTATTTGCAGCAAGTTGGGTTTTAGCAATGAAACAAGATGGTGTTGGAGCAGTATCTAGACAAGCCGTTAGGAAATTTAATTTCCATATGAAGTCAAAAGCTTCACAAGACTATTTAAAAAATGACGAGCTAATGAATCCAGACTTGAAAGAAATACATATTAATGACCGAAAAATATATGATTGGATATTACCATTCGTAGTGTTGAGTACATTGTTCTTTATCATTTCCATTGTTATAGGATTTATAGTTTAA
- the fabF gene encoding beta-ketoacyl-ACP synthase II: protein MTEKKRVVMTGLGTLNPLGNDVPTTWNNAINGENGIDEITRIDVSEFPAKLAGELKDFNIEDHIPKKESRKMDRFTQYAIVAAREALKDSKFEITDENSHRVGVWIGSGIGGMETFEVSHNMLLKRGPKRVSPFFVPMMIPDMATGQVSIDLGAKGPNGCTVTACATGTNSIGDAFKIIQRGDADLMIAGGAEAPITEMAMAGFSANKALSTNPDRNSACRPFQEGRDGFIMGEGAGVVVLESLESAKARGAHIYAEVVGYGSSGDAYHITAPSPNGEGGARAMEAAIKDAGIKPEDIQYLNAHGTSTPIGDLYEILAVKSTFGDAVKNLKISSTKSMMGHLLGATGAVEAILTALSIQNSTVAPTINANTPDPEIDLDYTPNEAAKLDIEYAMSNSLGFGGHNAVLIFKKYQ from the coding sequence ATGACAGAAAAAAAACGTGTTGTAATGACTGGTCTGGGAACGTTAAACCCATTAGGTAATGACGTGCCTACTACTTGGAATAATGCAATTAACGGTGAAAATGGTATAGATGAAATAACAAGAATCGATGTGTCTGAATTCCCTGCAAAATTAGCTGGTGAATTAAAAGACTTTAACATTGAAGACCATATTCCGAAAAAAGAATCTCGTAAAATGGATAGATTCACGCAATATGCAATTGTAGCAGCCCGTGAAGCGTTAAAAGATTCTAAATTTGAAATCACAGATGAAAACAGTCATCGTGTCGGTGTTTGGATTGGATCTGGTATTGGAGGAATGGAAACATTTGAAGTTTCACACAATATGTTATTAAAACGTGGACCTAAACGTGTTAGTCCATTTTTCGTTCCTATGATGATTCCGGATATGGCAACTGGTCAAGTATCAATTGATTTAGGTGCTAAAGGTCCAAATGGTTGTACCGTTACAGCATGTGCAACTGGTACTAACTCAATCGGTGATGCGTTTAAAATCATCCAACGTGGAGATGCTGATTTAATGATAGCAGGCGGTGCAGAAGCGCCAATTACTGAAATGGCAATGGCTGGATTCAGTGCAAATAAAGCTTTATCTACAAATCCAGATAGAAACTCTGCATGTCGTCCTTTCCAAGAAGGAAGAGATGGATTTATCATGGGTGAAGGTGCCGGTGTTGTTGTATTAGAATCTTTAGAATCAGCTAAAGCACGCGGTGCACATATTTATGCTGAAGTAGTAGGTTACGGTTCTAGTGGAGATGCATACCATATAACAGCTCCATCACCAAACGGAGAAGGTGGCGCTCGTGCTATGGAGGCGGCAATTAAAGATGCGGGTATCAAACCTGAAGATATTCAATATTTAAATGCACATGGTACTAGTACACCAATCGGAGACTTATATGAAATATTAGCAGTTAAATCTACATTCGGAGACGCTGTTAAAAACTTAAAAATAAGCTCTACAAAATCAATGATGGGACATTTATTAGGCGCTACAGGAGCAGTTGAAGCGATTTTAACTGCATTATCTATTCAAAATAGTACAGTAGCACCAACAATCAATGCAAACACACCAGACCCTGAAATCGATTTAGACTATACACCAAATGAAGCGGCTAAACTAGACATAGAATACGCTATGAGTAACAGTTTAGGATTCGGTGGTCACAACGCAGTATTAATATTTAAAAAATATCAATAA
- a CDS encoding beta-ketoacyl-ACP synthase III — protein MDIGIKGFGAYSPERVVTNEHFESYLDTSDEWIRKMTGIKERRFAAEDEDTSDLAYEAARRAIEDSGLDKDEIEMIIVATSTGDKPFPTVATKLQKRLGLNKVPSMDQLAACTGFIYGLVTAQQFVNSGLYKNVLVVGADKLSKITDMNDRSTAILFGDGAGAAVIGEVSKGRGILGVELGSDGNGGPYLYQDMDEHVIRMNGREVFKFAVRIMGEASTKVVEKAGLQSDDIDLFVPHQANIRIMESARERLGIEKEKMSVTVDRFGNTSAASIPLSIAYELEQGKIKDNDTLVLVGFGGGLTWGAITLRWGK, from the coding sequence ATGGATATTGGTATAAAAGGTTTTGGTGCATATTCACCAGAACGTGTGGTAACAAATGAACATTTTGAAAGTTATTTAGATACATCCGATGAATGGATTAGAAAAATGACGGGAATAAAAGAAAGAAGATTTGCTGCTGAAGACGAAGATACTAGTGATTTAGCTTATGAAGCAGCACGTAGAGCAATTGAAGATTCTGGTTTAGATAAAGATGAAATTGAAATGATTATTGTTGCAACATCTACAGGAGATAAACCATTTCCTACAGTAGCGACAAAACTTCAAAAAAGATTAGGATTAAACAAAGTACCATCAATGGATCAACTAGCAGCATGTACTGGATTTATTTACGGTTTAGTTACAGCACAACAATTCGTAAATTCAGGACTTTATAAAAATGTTTTAGTAGTTGGTGCAGATAAATTATCAAAAATTACAGACATGAATGACCGTAGTACAGCGATATTATTCGGAGACGGTGCAGGAGCTGCTGTAATAGGTGAAGTTTCTAAAGGTAGAGGCATATTAGGTGTTGAACTTGGTTCAGACGGAAATGGTGGACCTTACCTTTATCAAGATATGGATGAACACGTAATAAGAATGAATGGTCGCGAAGTATTCAAATTTGCTGTTAGAATAATGGGTGAAGCTTCTACTAAAGTAGTAGAAAAAGCTGGACTCCAATCAGATGACATTGATTTGTTTGTTCCACATCAAGCCAATATTAGAATTATGGAATCAGCAAGAGAAAGATTAGGTATTGAAAAAGAGAAAATGAGTGTAACTGTAGATCGATTTGGGAATACTTCTGCAGCTTCAATACCTTTAAGTATTGCATATGAATTAGAACAAGGTAAAATAAAAGATAACGATACATTAGTCCTAGTTGGATTTGGTGGTGGCCTAACATGGGGTGCCATAACGTTACGCTGGGGTAAATAG
- a CDS encoding YjzD family protein — translation MHYIMTFIWAFLLSQMINFVLHSLGGSQEPLNLVNPIIYSILFTVVIILFDLVVGKSTQDQEQEQH, via the coding sequence ATGCATTACATTATGACATTTATATGGGCATTCTTGTTATCACAGATGATCAACTTTGTATTACATAGTTTAGGTGGCTCACAAGAACCTTTAAACTTAGTAAATCCAATTATTTATTCTATATTGTTTACAGTTGTCATTATTTTATTCGATTTAGTAGTTGGAAAATCTACACAAGATCAAGAACAAGAACAACATTAA